One part of the Sarcophilus harrisii chromosome 5, mSarHar1.11, whole genome shotgun sequence genome encodes these proteins:
- the TAS2R4 gene encoding taste receptor type 2 member 4, translating into MILVPTYFFFNIFIIIFSLIQLLIGIAGNLLIMAVNCRTWIQSKNFSSFDMILCSLSITRCLCLCLMFLHLMLSLIFLESKYPEFMALIILNAWIFLDSWSLWIVTLLNAFYCVKIASFNHSLFLWLKRNLSMKTPWLLLACLLVPLFSHFLSLLISKIPNPFQENVSNSTMVSTRDSIFLMVAPVILSFSLQFIINLVSCSLLISSLRKHMQKMQKNANSFWNPQTKAHVGAMKVMIYFLILYIPYSIARLIVFLPSLGIKNFWLRGILTVVNCSYSPGHTIFIILLHPKLKARVKNILWCN; encoded by the coding sequence ATGATTCTTGTGcccacttattttttctttaatatttttatcataattttttctctaattcaACTTCTAATAGGAATTGCTGGAAACCTATTAATTATGGCAGTCAATTGTAGGACCTGGATCCAAAGtaaaaacttttcttcttttgatatgATTCTGTGTAGTCTCTCCATTACCAgatgtctatgtctgtgtctaaTGTTCCTGCACTTAATGTTAAGCTTAATTTTTTTAGAAAGTAAATACCCTGAATTTATGGCTCTTATAATTTTGAATGCTTGGATATTCTTGGATTCCTGGAGCCTCTGGATTGTGACTTTGCTCAACGCCTTTTATTGTGTGAAGATTGCCAGCTTCAaccattctttatttctctggCTAAAGAGAAATCTATCCATGAAGACACCCTGGCTGTTGCTAGCATGTCTACTGGTTCCTCTCTTTTcacattttctgtctcttttgatCAGCAAAATCCCTAATCCCTTTCAGGAGAATGTGAGTAACAGCACCATGGTCAGCACCAGAGACTCCATCTTCCTTATGGTGGCTCCTGTAATACTgagcttcagcctccagttcATCATCAATTTGGTTTCCTGTTCCCTGTTAATCTCTTCTCTGAGGAAGCATATGCAGAAGATGCAGAAAAATGCCAACAGCTTTTGGAATCCCCAGACTAAAGCTCATGTAGGTGCTATGaaagttatgatttattttcttattctttatattcCTTACTCCATTGCTCGACTGattgtctttctcccttcccttggAATAAAAAATTTTTGGCTCAGAGGCATATTGACGGTAGTTAACTGTTCTTACTCTCCAGGACATACCATCTTCATTATTCTATTGCACCCTAAACTCAAAGCAAGAGTTAAGAACATTCTATGGTGCAACTGA
- the LOC100934117 gene encoding taste receptor type 2 member 3-like — protein sequence MNVEIKMVAFFLACSEFFLGTWVNGSTILLFCLTWVKSRKISFPDFIMLNLTLSRIILQGILILDSVLVAFYPHLHEGGIVMQIIDIFWTFFNNLSTCLMACLSVLYCLKIANFSHHVFLWLKWRVSRVMVWILLGSGLYSFFSIMALLVKFSFYSNRNLSENNTAVFKRKKTEYYVLHVLGALWSVIPFSVCLVSSGLLILSLMRHTQQMQQYTPGTRDLSTRAHIKATKIIFFSLLLFTGYIFALFLGMSSHFFPNPKLAGLTGALIFAAYPSFQTFILILENQKLKQAFLEMFHIKKWRLKF from the coding sequence ATGAATGTAGAGATTAAAATGGTGGCTTTCTTCTTGGCCTGCAGTGAGTTCTTCCTGGGGACTTGGGTGAATGGCTCCACTATACTGCTGTTCTGTCTTACCTGGGTCAAGAGCAGGAAAATTTCTTTTCCTGACTTCATCATGCTGAACTTAACTCTCTCCAGGATCATCCTGCAAGGGATACTAATACTTGATTCTGTTTTAGTCGcattttatccccatttacatGAAGGAGGTATAGTCATGCAAATTATCGATATTTTCTGGACATTCTTCAATAACTTAAGCACCTGTCTGATGGCCTGCCTCAGTGTCCTATACTGTCTAAAGATTGCCAACTTCTCTCACCATGTCTTCCTCTGGCTCAAGTGGAGAGTTTCCCGGGTGATGGTCTGGATTCTGCTTGGTTCTGGGCTCTACTCCTTCTTCAGCATAATGGCACTCCTTGTGAAATTCAGTTTTTATTCTAATAGGAATCTCTCAGAAAATAACActgcagttttcaaaagaaagaaaactgaatattATGTCCTACATGTTCTTGGGGCTCTCTGGTCAGTCATTCCCTTCTCCGTGTGCTTGGTCTCTTCTGGTCTGCTCATCCTCTCCCTGATGAGACATACCCAGCAGATGCAGCAGTATACCCCTGGCACGAGGGACCTGAGCACCAGGGCCCACATAAAAGCCACCAAAAttatcttcttctctctcttgctcttcaCTGGATACATTTTTGCTCTCTTTCTTGGTATGTCTAGTCATTTCTTTCCAAACCCCAAACTGGCAGGGTTAACAGGGGCTCTGATTTTCGCTGCTTATCCCTCTTTTCAAACTTTTATTCTAATCCTAGAGAACCAGAAGCTAAAGCAGGCATTCCTTGAGATGTTCCATATCAAAAAGTGGAGGCTAAAATTTTAG